From the genome of Gorilla gorilla gorilla isolate KB3781 chromosome 4, NHGRI_mGorGor1-v2.1_pri, whole genome shotgun sequence, one region includes:
- the LOC115932787 gene encoding dual specificity mitogen-activated protein kinase kinase 3-like has product MAILQFPYESWGTPFQQLKQVVEEPSPQLPADHFSPKFVDFTAQCLRKNPAERMSYLELMEHPFFTLHKTKKTDIAAFVKEILGEDS; this is encoded by the exons ATGGCCATCCTGCAGTTCCCTTACGAGTCCTGGGGGACCCCGTTCCAGCAGCTGAAGCAGGTGGTGGAGGAGCCGTCACCCCAGCTCCCAGCTGATCATTTCTCCCCCAAGTTTGTGGACTTCACTGCTCAGTG CCTGAGGAAGAACCCCGCAGAGCGTATGAGCTACCTGGAGCTGATG GAGCACCCCTTCTTCACCTTGCACAAAACCAAGAAGACGGACATTGCTGCCTTCGTGAAGGAGATCCTGGGAGAAGACTCATAG